From Rhododendron vialii isolate Sample 1 chromosome 10a, ASM3025357v1, the proteins below share one genomic window:
- the LOC131304080 gene encoding probable glucan endo-1,3-beta-glucosidase A6, with protein sequence MGLFPLLLLLLSHSLLISLSSGEISPELGICYGQLGNNLPSPSESVQLLKTLKPKAVKLYDANPQILNALRGQNLQVSIMVPNQILPDISKNQTLADRWVRINVSPFYPRVRIRYLLVGNEVLSSWNDNATQHSLVPAMRRIHRSITSQKLKKIKVGTPLAMDVIAFESPLRPSNATFRADLSDPVIKPLLEFLNRTRSFFFLDVYPFFQWASDPVNVGLEYALLKAENINKYADPGTGLVYGNLLDQMLDSVIFAMRKLGYPDLRLFIAETGWPNAGDIDQIGANIYNAASYNRNVIKKLTAKPPVGTPARPGKVIPAFIFALYNENQKGGQSTERHFGLMYPNGSNVYPIDLAGRTPESKYKSLPLPTNDEPHKGKIWCVVAEGGDSNLKALRSEMAFACGQGNGTCDPIRPGGKCFKPVSLVGHASYAFNSNWAQFRKLGGFCFFNGLAVQTTKDPSYGSCKFPSITLNSAGKQVKAERTDED encoded by the exons atgggTTTATTCCCTCTGTTGCTGTTATTGCTCTCCCACTCtctcctaatttctctctcca GTGGAGAAATCTCACCGGAGCTCGGCATCTGCTACGGCCAACTGGGAAACAACCTTCCTTCCCCGTCGGAGTCCGTCCAACtcctcaaaaccctaaaacccaaGGCCGTCAAGCTCTACGATGCAAACCCACAAATCCTGAATGCCTTACGAGGCCAAAATCTCCAGGTCTCGATCATGGTCCCGAACCAAATCCTCCCCGACATCTCCAAGAACCAAACCCTAGCCGACCGGTGGGTCCGCATCAACGTCTCCCCGTTCTACCCCCGGGTCAGAATCCGGTACCTCCTCGTCGGAAACGAAGTCCTCAGCTCATGGAACGATAATGCCACCCAGCACAGCTTAGTCCCGGCGATGCGCCGAATCCATCGATCGATCACCTCCCAGAAGTTGAAGAAAATCAAAGTCGGCACGCCTCTAGCCATGGACGTGATCGCGTTCGAGTCGCCCTTGCGGCCGTCGAACGCCACGTTTCGGGCTGATCTTTCGGATCCGGTTATAAAACCCCTGCTGGAATTTCTGAACCGGACCCGttcgttctttttcttggaTGTTTACCCGTTTTTTCAGTGGGCCTCGGACCCGGTCAATGTCGGGCTCGAGTATGCTCTCTTAAAAGCGGAGAATATTAATAAGTACGCCGACCCGGGCACTGGGTTGGTTTATGGGAATTTACTCGATCAGATGCTCGACTCGGTTATTTTTGCTATGAGGAAACTCGGGTATCCGGACCTCCGTTTGTTTATCGCCGAAACGGGTTGGCCGAACGCTGGAGATATTGACCAGATTGGAGCCAATATTTACAATGCTGCCAGTTACAATCGTAACGTGATCAAGAAACTAACGGCTAAACCCCCAGTCGGGACACCTGCCCGACCGGGTAAGGTTATACCGGCTTTTATCTTTGCGCTTTACAACGAGAACCAAAAGGGCGGACAGAGCACGGAGCGTCATTTCGGGCTTATGTATCCGAACGGGTCGAACGTCTACCCGATTGATCTAGCTGGCAGGACGCCGGAATCGAAATACAAGTCACTTCCGCTTCCGACGAACGATGAGCCCCACAAGGGGAAGATATGGTGCGTGGTGGCTGAAGGAGGGGATTCAAATTTGAAGGCGTTGCGTTCGGAGATGGCGTTTGCTTGCGGGCAGGGGAACGGGACTTGCGACCCGATCCGACCCGGAGGCAAGTGTTTTAAACCGGTTTCGCTAGTCGGGCATGCTAGCTATGCGTTTAACTCGAATTGGGCTCAATTTAGGAAGCTTGGTGGGTTTTGTTTCTTCAATGGGCTTGCAGTCCAGACTACCAAAGATCCAA GTTATGGGTCTTGCAAATTCCCGAGCATCACACTTAACAGTGCTGGGAAGCAGGTGAAGGCAGAAAGGACGGACGAAGATTAA
- the LOC131303977 gene encoding uncharacterized protein LOC131303977, with product MAYQPNPGTGSGLQFLNNPFGDTTYTKVFVGGLAWETQSETLRRHFEQYGEILEAVVITDKHTGRSKGYGFVTFHDPESAKNACSDPNPVIDGRRANCNLASLGRPQPLLPYGRLRPAMPYFGIPQMPRSAYVGSPRFHQPVPFSYQPGVAYPPYGYTTYGPEYVYPQGVYNPYMDQHYLQMYGVQGTVNPNIAPYGQMGQSLTGNHGYATVQGYVTPGRHVLQYGGPRVSGVSSDTIPTIQAPYHTGMPAPAPGQARIIFPAQFTQSSGSDQSGG from the exons ATGGCTTATCAGCCGAACCCGGGAACTGGGTCAGGGTTGCAATTCTTGAATAACCCATTTGGGGATACTACATACACCAAGGTATTTGTGGGTGGGTTGGCGTGGGAGACTCAGAGCGAAACGCTGCGCCGTCACTTCGAGCAGTATGGGGAGATACTTGAGGCTGTTGTCATCACCGACAAGCATACCGGGCGATCGAAAGGATATGGGTTT GTGACATTTCACGATCCTGAATCTGCCAAGAATGCTTGTTCAGACCCAAATCCAGTTATTGATGGAAGGAGAGCAAATTGTAATTTAGCTTCACTTGGGCGGCCTCAGCCATTGTTGCCTTATG GACGTCTACGTCCGGCAATGCCCTATTTTGGTATACCCCAGATGCCTAGGAGTGCTTACGTTGGCAGCCCCCGTTTCCACCAACCAGTGCCTTTCAGCTATCAGCCTGGGGTTGCATATCCTCCATATGG GTACACAACCTATGGACCTGAATATGTTTACCCACAG GGTGTTTACAATCCTTATATGGATCAGCATTACCTTCAGATGTATGGAGTACAAGGCACAGTCAACCCAAACATCGCCCCGTATGGCCAAATGGGTCAATCTCTCACTGGAAACCACGGGTATGCAACGGTTCAGGGCTATGTGACTCCAGGTCGGCATGTTCTGCAATATGGGGGACCACGTGTCAGTGGAGTATCATCAGACACTATTCCGACAATTCAAGCACCATACCATACTG GAATGCCTGCACCAGCTCCAGGACAAGCACGCATTATATTTCCTGCTCAGTTCACACAGAGCAGTGGTTCTGATCAATCAGGAGGTTGA